One Rhizoctonia solani chromosome 3, complete sequence genomic region harbors:
- a CDS encoding Retrotransposable element Tf2 protein, producing MTNAESTTLKDWLRDKLKAGKIRPSKLSISSPVMFVPKKDGSCCLVVDYRRLNNRTKKNVCLLPCPDNLMAQLRGAKVFTKLDLRWGYNNVCVKEGDKWKTVFRTKYGLYESLVMTFGLTNAPASFQHFMNNLFKDLLDVCVIIYLDDILIYSKDDASHTQHVHEVLRHLLENQLFCKASKCMFHVTSVEYLGIIVLDKGFSLDKLKIQAVQEWPTPTKVKEVQSFLGFANFLCQFVANFSHLARPLHNLVKKDTTWNWGSKEQEAFQNLKDAITNALVLCHADPTKPYFLEMDASGAALGSILSQQQEDGRLHPLGFLSESFKGAEQNYNTHDKELLAIIRSFEYWRIFLEGTLHPITVFTNHRNLEYWKESQTFNRCHARWHLLLAGYNFQIVYRPGKQSGKPDALSQQADHADVPPEPQSMLPDPVFANIALVTPEKELQQQIELSLDQDKSLEEILQFLQNKSKAPPSIKRAFKD from the coding sequence atgaccaatgctgAATCTACCACACttaaggactggctcagggacaaactcaaggctgggaagatccgtcccagcaaattgtctatcagctcccctgtcatgtttgtgcccaaaaaggatggatcCTGCTGCCTTGTAGTAGACTACCGCCGCCTAAACAACCGGACCAAGAAAAATGTGTGCCTGTTACCCTGtccagacaacctcatggcccagctccgtggtgccaaggtcttcaccaagttagacctaagatggggctacaacaacgtcTGTGTTAAGgagggtgacaaatggaaaactgtgttccgcaccaagtatggcctgtacgaatcccttgtcatgacctttggcctgaccaacgcccctgcctcattccaacatttcatgaacaatctgttcaaggatctattggatgtatgcgtcatcatctaccttgatgacatcttgatttactcaaaggatgacgcatcccacacaCAGCATGTCCATGAGGTTCTGCGGCACTTATTAgaaaaccaactgttctgcaaagcCTCAAAATGTAtgttccacgtcacctccgTTGAAtacttgggaatcattgtattggataaaggatttagcctggataagctcaaaatccaggcagtacaagaGTGGCCAACTCCTACCaaggttaaagaagtccagtctttccttgggtttgccaacttcctttgccaatttgttgccaactttagtcacCTGGCCAGACCACTACATAAtctggtcaagaaggatacaaCATGGAATTGGGGATCCAAGGAACAAGAGGCTTTTCAGAACCTGAAGGACGCAATCACTAACGCACTGGTACTCTGTCACGCAGACCCTACCAAACCGTATTTCTTGGAAATGGATGCTTCTGGCGCAGCCCTAGGAtctatactcagtcaacagCAGGAGGATGGACGCCTCCACCCTCTTGGCTTCCTATCTGagtcattcaaaggtgcTGAACAAAACTACAAtacacatgacaaggagctcttagcaatcatccgctcctttgagtattggcgcatcttcctggaagggacccttcacccaatcacggtcttcaccaatcaccggaacttggaatattggaaggaatcccaaaCGTTCAACCGCTgccatgccagatggcacctactactaGCCGgctataacttccagattgtgtaCAGGCccggaaaacaatcaggaaagccagatgCCTTGTCACAACAAGCGGATCATGCGGATGTCCCACCAGAACCCCAGTCCATGTTACCAGACCCGGTGTTTGCCAATATTGCCTTGGTCACCCCAGAGAAGGAACTGCAACAACAGATTGAGTTATCCCTAGAtcaagacaagtccctggaggaaatcctccaattcctgcagaacaagtccaaagcgcccccttccatcaaacgcgcgtttAAGGATTGA
- a CDS encoding Retrotransposable element Tf2 protein encodes MPEKTISDRGRVFNNKFLRALYKRLGIDPHFSSAYHPQSDGQTERVNPSIEHFLRAYSGVNQRDWAKWLPMAEFAYNNAVHSSTGKTPFKALYGWEPTLTPSNVPTDVPEADDLAQTMETQWKEVESALRQSKQQMIAGEDGSPIEFEVGEEAWLDARNVNLKTLSPKLMEQRLGPFKVTERISNRAYQLELPPTMRIHNVFYVGLLSKVKRDDKRAFENRPPPITVDGEEEYEVEGITDMEERDGKWFFRVKWKGYGSEENTWEPRENLKNAKKILKDFEKEMKKKALGAAKALRGGAVL; translated from the coding sequence ATGCCGGAGAAGACCATATCCGACAGAGggagggtcttcaacaacaagttcctacgggccctgtacaaacgccttggcattgacccacacttctcatcggcgtaccacccccagagcgacggacaaacggaacggGTCAACCCCTCTAtcgaacacttcctcagggcttatTCAGGGGTcaaccaacgggactgggCTAAATGGCTCCCTATGGCGGAGTtcgcatacaacaatgctgTACATAGTAGCACGGGTAAAACCCCCTTCAAAGCattgtatggatgggaacctaccTTAACCCCGTCCAACGTACCTACAGACGTCCCGGAAGCAGATGAccttgcccaaacaatggaaacccaatggaaggaagtggaatccgccctccggcaatctaagcaacaaATGATAGCCGGAGAAGATGGGAGCCCAATAGAATTTGAAGTCGGAGAGGAGGCATGGCTTGATGCCAGGAACGTgaacctcaaaaccctgagcCCAAAGCTAATGGAGCAACGCTTAGGGCCGTTCAAGGTTACCGAAAGAATCTCCAACCGCGCCTACCAACTTGAGCTACCTCCAACCATGCGcatccacaacgtattctacgtagggctcctgtctaaagtcaaaagggatgaTAAGCGTGCCTTTGAAAATCGCCCTCCACCGatcaccgtggatggagaagaagaatacgaggtcgAAGGAatcacggacatggaagaaagggacggaaaatggttctttagggtaaaatggaagggctatggatcagaggagaacacttgggaaccaagggaaaacctcaagaacgccaaaaaaatcctgaaaGATTTTGAAAAagagatgaaaaagaaggccctcggcgctgccaaggcccttagagggggggcagtgttgtag
- a CDS encoding Retrotransposable element Tf2 protein, translated as MATCSRPTSQTRSPIDQGELEPQFPPTPYVELGEVSLERITRLLLGLLGQVENLKRKVEEVREAGVEARTNLENISQAVNTVKDGLRSLQLHGPRTPEDTKPPAVEATPRPLSKADPIGSTSRVSFWPESSKGLPAFAQPTPVRAAPPQVPSPPPSPRLQSPIGTAAPPPPAPVAAYPAPVKVDHPDAYTGKIGSEAKQWLTRMLAWTRLNLRMFPTDQEVLSFLLMNMKDTAGAWAHPHLDQLGSHQAIIQTVEGFKTEFLAAFGDPDATRAAERKITSLTQSGTCADYITKFRTLAMELDWNDAALRGQFARGLHWEVSRQIATRKHRPRTLLELQNAALVIDNALREEQASHPPRDNKSSRPSNPARGTSTGQSTTGSKKLSDNPNFVSEEERNRRRAAGACIKCGKMGHKFAECRTGWKATPIEDKGKAKEAAKIGKDSEYQLGKDNNRISPLFTISIKPEKQAEHLEVLIDSGATSSFLHPRTAESLRLPLIDLPSPRTVTMLNGSSPQAGKIWKKANLTFSLDGKKMTETFLICNTGSHAAILGLKWLDAHNPEIDWNAQTLSFPHTPPEHVAIAEEEEADQNPLEGVPSKYHRYAKVFGEEEFNKLPPHRHYDIGIELTEEGPLNSPLYSMTDAKSATLKDWLRDELKAGKIRPSKSSISSPVMFVPKKDGSRRLVVDYRRLNNRTKKNVYLLPRPDDLMAQLRGAKVFTKLDLRWGYNNVRVKEGDEWKTAFQTKYGLYKSLVMTFGLTNAPAAFQHFMNELFKDLLDVCVIIYLDDILIYSKDDASHTKHVHEVLKRLMDNQLFCRASKCTFHVTSVEYLGIIVSDKGFSLDKLKIQAVQEWPIPTKVKEVQSFLGFANFLRRFVANFSHVARPLHNLVKKDTAWKWEEKEQAAFQGLKDAITNAPVLCHADPTKPYFLETDASGAALGSILSQQQEDGWLHPLGFLSESFKGAEQNYDTHDKELLAIIRSLEYWRIFLEGTVHPITVFTDHRNLEYWKESRTFNRRHARWHLLLAGYNFQIVYSPGKQSGKPDALSRRSNHANIPPASQTMLPDPVFANIAVVTPKKEIQRLIEAALDQDESLEEILQFLQNKSKAPPSIKRAFKDYQMEAGLLFYQGQIVVPDVGTLRTDLLWIFHDSPLAGHPGRQRTLELLSCNYYWPGIRADTYWHVDSCETCQRIRKPKYTSIPPQPLELPTRPWQYVSYDMIVDLPRDGNHNSILVIVDSFTKYGIFVKCSKKLKAPELAELFLEHVWKRHGVVHQL; from the exons ATGGCAACCTGCTCCCGGCCAACCTCTCAAACCCGCTCCCCAATCGATCAAGGGGAGCTGGAACCCCAATTTCCGCCAACCCCCTATGTTgaacttggggaagtctccctcgaGCGGATTacccgcctcctccttggcctccttggccaagtcgaGAACCTCAAGCGGAAAGTGGAAGAAGTCCGAGAAGCAGGGGTCGAAGCCCGTACCaaccttgagaacatctctcaagccgtcaatactgtcaaggatgggcttagaagcctccaactccacgGGCCACGAACCCCTGAAGACACCAAGCCCCCGgccgtggaagcaacgccacgccccttaTCAAAAGCCGACCCTATTGGATCGACTAGTCGGGTCTCATTCTGGCCCGAATCATCCAAGGGGCTTCCTGCCTTCGCCCAGCCTACCCCCGTCCGAGCAGCacccccgcaagtcccatctccccctccatctccgcgtctccaatccccaatcgGGACAGccgcccctccacctccagctccagttgccgcctaccccgctccggtcaaggttgaccaccccgatgcctacacaggcaaaatagggagcgaGGCAAAGCAGTGGCTAACTCGGATGCTAGCCTGGACCCGTCTCAACTTGCGTATGTTCCCCACCGATCAAGAGGTCTTatccttcctcttgatgaatatgaaggacaccgctggggcctgggcccaccctcaccttgaccagctcgGCTCACACCAAGCCATTATTCAAACGGTTGAAGGATTCAAGACGGAATTTTTGGCGGCATTTGgtgaccctgatgccacaagggccgccgagcggaagatcacctccctcacccagtccggcacatgcgcggactatatcacaaagttcagaaccctagcaatggaactggactggaacgacgcggcccttcgaggccagtttgcccgcggcctccactgggaggtcagccgccaaatcgCAACCCGCAAGCACCGCCCCCGCACActtcttgagctgcaaaatgcagcactcgtcattgacaacgctctccgcGAAGAGCAagctagccacccaccaagggataataagtctagcagaccatccaaccccgcaagggggacaagtaccggccaatcCACAACCGGTTCGAAGAAACTCTCTgacaaccccaactttgtgtcggaGGAGGAGCgtaaccgccgccgcgccgcaggcgcttgcatcaaatgcggcaaaatgggccacaagtttgcggaatgccgcacgggctggaaggctacccctattgaggacaaggggaaagccaaggaagccgccaaaatcggcaaagactctgagtaccaattgggaaaaga taacaatagaatatccccactcttcacgatttcaattaagccagagaaacaagcggaacatttagaagtcctgatagactcaggcgcaacATCTTCTTTCCTTCACCCTCgtaccgcggaatcactccgccttcCCCTCATAGATCTCCCTTCACCCCGCACTgtcactatgctcaatgggtcaagcccccaggccggaaaaatctggaagaaggctaacctgactttctcccttgatggcaaaaaaatgactgagaccttccttatatgcaacacagggtctcacgccgccatcttgggattgaaatggctggACGCACACaatccagaaattgattggaacgcacaaaccctctcctttccccatacACCACcggaacacgtggccattgctgaggaggaggaagctgatcagaatccccttgaaggagtaccctccaaataccatagatacgccaaggtatttggagaggaagaattcaacaagcttcccccccaTAGGCACTACGATATTGGGATTGAGCTCACAGAAGAGGGTCCCCTGAACTCTCCCCTATACAGCATGACGgacgccaaatccgccactctcaaggattggctcagggacgagttgaaagcagggaagatccgtcctaGCAAATCCTCAATTAGCTCCCCCGTTATGTTCgttccaaaaaaggatggctctcgccgattggttgttgactaccgccgtctcaataaccggacaaagaagaacgtGTACCTGCTACCCCGTCcggatgacctcatggcccagctccgcggcgccaaggtcttcaccaaactagacctaagatggggttacaacaatgtccgtgttaaagaaggtgatgaatggaaaacagcattccaaaccaagtacggcctctacaaatccctggtcatgacctttggcttgacaaacgcccctgccgcctttcagcatttcatgaatgaactgttcaaggacttactggatgtatgcgttatCATCTACCTCGATGACATTCtaatttactccaaggatgacgcatcccacacgAAGCACGTTCACGAAGTCCTAAAACGGTTGATGGATAACCAATTGTTTTGCAGGGCATCcaaatgtaccttccacgtcacttccgtggaatacttgggaatcattgtgtcggataagggtttcagtctggataagctcaaaatccaggcagtacaggaGTGGCCTATCCCTACCAAGGTTAAGGAGGTCcaatccttccttgggtttgccaatttcctccgcCGATTTGTTGCAAACTTCAGCCACGTAGCACGCCCCCTGCATAACCTGGTAAAGAAAGACACAGCGTGGAAATgggaagaaaaggaacaaGCCGCCTTCCAAGGGTTGAAGGACGccattaccaacgccccggtaCTTTGCCACGCAGACCCCACCAAGCCgtacttcctggaaacggACGCATCCGGCGCAGCTTTGGgatccatactcagtcaacaacaagaagatgGCTGGTTACACCcactgggtttcctttcggagtcattcaagggagcagAACAGAATTATGATACGCACGACAAGGAATTACTTGCGATCATCCGTTCCCTTGAATattggcgtattttcctggaagggacAGTCCACCCAATCACGGTCTTTACGGATCACCGGAACctagaatactggaaggagtcaagGACCTTTAACCGTCGTCACGCACGGTGGCACCTACTACTAGCAGGATACAACTTTCAAATCGTGTACAGCCCAGGCAAACAATCCggcaaaccagacgccctatcCCGCCGATCCAACCATGCCAATATTCCCCCTGCCAGCCAAACCATGCTACCAGATCCTGTTTTTGCCAACATAGCCGTAGTAACACCCAAGAAGGAGATCCAACGCCTGATTGAAGCCGCCCTGGACCAAGacgaatccctggaggaaatattacaattcctccaaaacaagtccaaggcgcctccatccatcaaacgcgcattcaaggattaccaGATGGAGGCAGGACTTCTCTTCTACCAGGGCCaaattgtggtaccagatGTAGGGACTCTGAGAACGGACCTTCTTTGGATTTTCCacgacagccccttggcaggccACCCGGGAAGACAACGGACGCTAGAACTACTGTCCtgtaactactactggccaggtATCCGCGCGgacacctactggcatgtggattcctgtgaaacctgccaaCGAATAAGGAAGCCAAAGTACACCTCCATTCCTCCGCAGCCGCTCGAACTCCCAACTAGACCATGGCAATACgtctcctatgacatgatagtagacctaccAAGAGACGGGAACcacaactcaatcctggtcatAGTGGATAGCTTTACCAAGTATGgaatctttgtcaaatgctccaagaagctaAAAGCACCCGAGCTAGCGGAAttgttcctggaacacgtatggaaacgccaCGGTGtcgtacaccaactgtaa
- a CDS encoding Retrotransposon gag protein — translation MEPALPSTTSVKYGKVSLEQVTQLLLGLLGQVKRLEQEIAKIKEAGIKTQTNVKNISQTVDVVKDGLRSLQSHGPCTPKGPQAKVVEETPRPLPKAKPIGLASGAPFWSEASKALPSLAQPTPRRAAPPQVPSPPPSPHLQSPIRTTAPPPPAPVAAYPAPVKVDHPNAYTGKIGSKAKQWLTRMLAWTRLNLRMFPTNQEVLSFLLMNMKDSAGAWAHPHLDQLGSHRAIIQTVEEFKTEFLAAFGNPDATRAAKRKITTLTQSGTCADYITKFRTLAMELDWNDVALQGQFAQGLHWEVSQQIATRKHRPHTLLELQNAALIIDNALRKERASHPPRDSKPSKPSNPARGTSTGQPTTGSRKLSNNPNFVLEEEQNRRCAAGACIKCRKMGHKFAECRMGWKATPIEDKGKAKETAKIGKDSKYHQYAKVFGEEEFNKLPPHRHYNIGIVS, via the coding sequence ATGGAACCCGCACTTCCGTCAACCACCTCTGTCAAATATGGCAAGGTATCCCTTGAACAAGTCACAcagctcctccttggcctccttggccaagtcaaacgcCTTGAGCAAGAAATTgccaaaatcaaggaagctggAATCAAGACCCAGACAAACGTCAAGAACATCTCTCAAaccgttgatgttgtcaaggatgggcttaggtCCCTTCAATCCCATGGTCCCTGCACACCCAAAGGACCCCAAGCCAAGGTtgtggaagaaacgccacgccccttaccaaaagccaagcctattggattggctaGTGGGGCCCCCTTCTGGTCAGAAGCATCCAAGGCCCTCCCCAGCCTGGCTcagccaaccccaagaagagccgctcccccgcaagtcccatctccccctccatctccacATCTCCAATCCCCGATCAGGACaactgcccctccacctccagctccagtcgccgcctatcccgctccggtcaaggttgaccaccccaatgcctacacaggcaaaatagggagcaaagccaagcaatggctgacCCGGATGCTagcctggacccgcctcaatttgcggatgttccccaccaaCCAAGAGGTTctctccttcctcttgatgaacatgaaggactctGCCGGAGCTTGGGCCCacccacaccttgaccagcttggatcacaccgggccatcatccaaaccgTTGAGGAATTTAAAACggaattcctggcagcatttggcaaccctgacgccacaagggctgcCAAGCGGAAAATtaccaccctcacccagtccggcacatgcgcagactatatcacaaagttcagaaccttagctatggaactggactggaatgacgtGGCCCTCCAAGGTCAATTTgcccaaggcctccactgggaggttaGCCAACAGATAGCAACCCGCAAGCACCGCCCTCATacactccttgagctgcaaaatgcagcactcatcattgacaacgctctccgcaaagagcgtgctagccacccgCCAAGGGACAGTAAGCCTAGCAaaccatccaaccccgcaagggggacgagtactGGTCAGCCAACTAccggatcaaggaagctctccaacaaccccaactttgtattggaggaagaacaaaaccgccgctgcgccgctggcgcctgtatcaaatgcagaaaaatgggccacaagtttgcggaatgccgcatgggctggaaagccacccctattgaggataaggggaaggctaaggaaaccgccaaaattggcaaggactccaagtaccatcaatatgctaaagtatttggagaagaagaattcaacaaacttCCTCCCCACAGGCACTACAACATTGGCatagtgtcgtag
- a CDS encoding Retrotransposable element Tf2 protein: MASYATQQLLAICKETINLAGDKDQGKPGPLTGPVTPPGHTGEETHTPGVVRPGLKALFCPSRGTGFDSEDQGEPRRTPKKEPCDAPRSLSSLTPFDTGSSVKRPKMELPDPYKGDTRGQKAMQWLDHMLLWVALHQDQFNKEEQMVVWILYHMEDKAVDWALHIIGTIIKGETNAPTTIPTMAARFKEAFANPDAKRAARRKIAALTQTATTAEYVTEFPSLESQELLSTKDNVPEELKAIFAVAIKIDNTCCKNGENCPKKAAKPPATVATSPPQLPPGSTYWRILTTSHQKKGTIAVQQGCHNQRNGQGSRSQGVGKRVRPRITAKPLVPNNVPVEVSKFVSIALDSNKHPLLFIDLHVQNSLVEPVKTLIDSGATSNFISLGLVEKLKIPKSQLKNPQVVRMLDGTISQTGCIWHQVQLAVLANGHTHSIPFLVCPIGNTQAILGMIWLTAETPLINWQQGLVTFPKQVQIALEEEADPDPLADLPTQYHEFAKIFGKEEFKTLPPHREYNIAIDLVLDTKLSPGPIYSMTDAESKALKQHIDKELATGKIQPSTSSASTPVMFVKKADRSLRLVVDYWKLNDITHKNVYPLPRQDNLMAKLRHAKIFTKLDLQWGYNNIQIKEVMPFGLTNAPAAFQHFMNNLFRDLIDITVVIYLDNILIFSEKPEEHPGHIREVLSRLMANQLFCKLSKCHFHVTTVDYLGIVISPAGFSMDQKKIEAITSWPMPRTIKQTQAFLGFVNYLHCFIPNFSSVAQPLHNLTKKDPLVMG, translated from the exons atggcaagctat GCTACCCAACAACTCcttgccatatgcaaggagaccatCAACCTTGCTGGAGACAAAGATCAGggcaagcctggcccattgactgggcctgtcacccctcctggCCACACAGGAGaagaaacccacactccaggagtggttaggcctggactcaaggccctgtTCTGCCCATCCAGGGGCACAGGATTTGACTCAGAGGACCAAGGAGAACCAAGGAGgactcccaaaaaagagccttgtGATGCGCCTAGGAGCCttagctccctcaccccctttgacacTGGGTCAAGTGTAAAaagacccaagatggaactCCCTGACCCATATAagggagacaccaggggacAGAAGGCCATGCAATGGCTGGACCACATGCTACTATGGGTGGCACTGCACCAGGATCAGTTCAacaaggaggaacaaatggtGGTCTGGATCCTATACCACATGGAAGACAAAGCTGTGGACTGGGCTCTCCACATTATTGGGACCATCATTAAAGGAGAGACCAATGCCCCCACCACCATTCCTACCATGGCAGCCCGCttcaaggaggcctttgCCAATCCAGACGCCAAAAGAGCTGCAAGGCGTAAAATTGCTGCCCTCACCCAGACTGCCACAACTGCAGAATATGTCACAGAATTT CCTTCATTGGAAAGTCAAGAGCtcttgtccaccaaggacaatgtCCCTGaagagctcaaggccattTTTGCAGTGgccatcaaaattgacaacacctGTTGCAAGAATGGTGAGAATTGTCCCAAGAAGGCAGCAAAGCCCCCAGCCACTGTGGCCACATCCCCTCCACAactaccaccagggtccACCTATTGGAGGATCCTAACTACATCACaccagaagaaagggaccattGCTGTGCAGCAAGGTT GCCACAATCAAAGAAATGGCCAAGGTAGCAGAAGCCaaggagttgggaaaagagtaaggccaaggatTACCGCCAAACCCTTGGTCCCCAACAATGTACCTGTAGAAGTTTCCAAATTTGTATCTATTGCTTTGGACTCCAATAAACACCCCCTACTCTTTATTGATCTACATGTGCAAAACTCCTTGGTGGAACCTGTCAAAaccctgatagattcaggagCTACCTCCAACTTTATCTCTCTGGGCCTAGTAGAaaagctcaaaatcccaaaatcccagctcaaaaatccacaagttgtgaggatgttagatggtacaatttcacagactggttgcatatggcaccaggttcaacttgcagtcttggccaatggccatacacattccatccctttccttgtttgcccaaTAGGCAACACCCAGGCAATCCTAGGCATGATATGGCTAACAGCAGAAACTCCCCTCATcaactggcaacagggactagttACATTCCccaaacaagttcaaattgccttggaagaagaagcagatccAGATCCTTTGGCTGATCTGCCCActcaataccatgagtttgccaagatctttggcaaagaagaattcaagacCCTACCTCCACACAGGGAGTACAACATTGCAATTGACCTTGTATTGGACAccaaactctcccctggACCAATCTACAGCATGACAgacgcagaatccaaggcactgaaGCAACACATAGACAAGGAACTGGCTACAGGCAAAATACAGCCCAGTACCTCATCTGCCAGCActcctgtcatgtttgtaaaaaaggctgATAGATCTTTAAGGCTGGTAGTGGATTATTGGAAGTTGAATGACAtcacccacaaaaatgtctacccGCTCCCCAGGCAGGACAACCTTATGGCTAAACTTAGGCacgccaagatcttcaccaaactggaCTTACAgtggggttataacaacaTACAGATCAAAgagg ttaTGCCCTTTGGACTTACAAATGCTCCAGCTGCgtttcaacacttcatgaacaacctctTCAGGGATTTGATTGACATCACTGTAGTTATATACCTGGACAATATCTTGATCTTTTCTGAAAAACCAGAAGAACATCCAGGTCACATCAGGGAGGTGCTTTCAAGGCTCATGGCAAaccagctattctgtaaactgtccaagtgccacttccatgttacCACAGTGGACTACTTGGGTATTGTCATTTCCCCAGCAGGTTTTTCAATGGACCAGAAAAAGATTGAAGCCATCACCTCATGGCCCATGCCTAGGACCATCAAGCAAACCCAGGCCTTCCTTggctttgtcaactacctccactgttttattcccaattttaGCTCAGTAGCACAGCCTCTCCATAACCTCACAAAGAAagaccccctggtcatggggtaa